The bacterium genome includes a window with the following:
- a CDS encoding right-handed parallel beta-helix repeat-containing protein encodes MKAMFRLIITVLAAGNLFAQTSWESVYPSIQAIEPLDTLGVDSVSFGDKIHISFLSDSLAWTAYELKSQLLSMTGWSNQDVKANHIPLEQLFDVQSEDTSRRWILIDLWNEESPSALEQFLQESSLPDFGVPPDVRTGSREGYYIWVQNGIHSDSLAPTPFVKAVIVAPTVRAALYAVTTMWKAAIFANDNLYWPEGYVVDFPTFERRIIGDKYDLGKPAQFANPVQHGLGLISGARNVLLDNKGNGLIQFGAVAQLDSSGNAAEVFETLRDGIDTTYVYEDTWQDLGMDWYQGIYAWGNDPLKNNERKSALVRKLCAFGPVVSNRITIVPESIDIPVPNADFEVLSGVVFEGWENDAGWERLGTIGDRYAHSPLINVGDSAKISTYWHLQDTVGLPMRQVVLEFDARVTDGDEVEIWIESLMPPDSNGIESSPTDALDYGDYRIFDRRHRQKPNSFKTTITNTAWTRKYVVFYTYGLKVDHPTFYFKNVGNSAATVDFDRVRLYDSDTYFIHGLLDSTLNPDFGYLELFVLDSNGVRVDSLTNNNSARCAELQTRAQDHSSMVYHGRIRFSRADFSRFDSFESWDTLQNASYGYKAELLFHAACLAELPAFFDRVDTLGPFAGYADSSDAFKFGASYEWTDNDPAVMAPQITMNMQVFDSLWNNSGPGSNVSGYFNRSNEIRTTGWTKKDRKLAIDSNWTQADIYGNFNSEIIDTLNQAIEGSERAMLIFADMFNPLHNGQRVTRVNNPFETNGYDVEVHGLSGVNAEQPVVFVDWWKKEVRDSIIAQELVDALTPLADSSTDWEVILAYLPEPDDSNYWEANEEWFEHVGLAAKSRREEGRSFTGGGLIYDSAPLLSETWDEYLERISMLQIWWKNDPAVIGVPPFARFVPDFETNNIAIFRSYPVPYPDDHTVEMDSVVLQYRFRGNTSWSKQKVSYQSDSLYDFSLSLPDSGGFVEYRVWSFDDLGRYGSYPPYGTKWTDPDSGERSYFTFERRKDDAIVKPDTFWLPGVITKEHKVAPNGKLVFQPLPGYKHATLYVGDDAKVTTTWTGSGNQRPQIVFNGTDTSYIHVKPLCDTCKWKGIFDSVGVVVKNYVTFHEGTGEALVLKNATGDSKAQFNEAAFDDTVLVKGPSEITGTATFNKLIVENGATLTILPGSALSFFESGQLIVKKGGKLKAFGNDTTGIVFKAAVDSLPWEGIHCEADSQMAACSLKYVNMSGAVAGVLVDRAQGYAEHCIFTQNKYGVLANNGAWFEAKECSLSANEVGIVATNLSSVELNGVVLTDNIGPGLKGLSRASFYLEECVVNNNDGDGLAGGIGLYTGSTLFMECTEVDANVGSGITAYGGVIMLTSVKTVGDTLWQWQGNRIEHNATIPYEGQITLRNRTALALWNGNNCIWDTTGEGKLVHWEDQVGSDRWADVYWGSTDTTAIKSKLPSNVTLVRIDSSRTVCPTFTADNSVHDSLVHIYLLPHNAELSAQHTRADSGYKAIVRTSPSSDYALSAVDRMLANNLKQFKTFTALKDTMVTLFNGSSDAALKRWLKEGQAWCFAEANDSTNAAKILDSLAKNTPTRFDRVAALVQMRLLGIRALRSHTGEYTASECVAYLDSAQKVLEVMKVWNQTTISDSVVMYAPTTVEGLITISQPNGRLTILPHPGSDDPTIRFRGDGSILVQGWDSQYARGRLYVQGEPDNRVTLEWDSTTAWINIESRRGYVDLEHANLQGKGWVNLNEDVFETSRTPIFYADSCTFTGFDDGMWLYGVHDSCAITNCVFESMGGGAGSYSGQGSGLSLAFCSDVVLENCQIVDSDELGVYGYDCDAVDLTEFEVSGSGSYGFLAWNTTNITIDCGSFTENGDTLAEIWVEDGSLNLMEGYTHVADSNGLLIYAGHPSYVDLEDGENGLEFYTSSGTYLKSGDTTAVWDITYNAWEPLIPTASGFFNKLYPTTPAKWTVDSSLANFIECGGGGGNSVGGSDLIVIGDEESGTFSTGAGELTKKNEFESKSFAPQKSGVVAKNSAVQDHHHELAQWRAFRDAATIGENKRTAIEQGKRFINENPNSTLVPAVVVQLTALASRAFGKSGLSSYFEQKALETKNASLRSLFARKALIAKAHEGNPQAALSGLEKLAQAAQTRRDSICALADAVGLYQAFKHTHDLSPTLAAVRTESLPEFKARIRELAMQLDGAKTSPEDDPEVVPSTYALYQNYPNPFNPTTEIRFDLPEAIRVELKIFNILGQEVATLVDDVRNAGAYRILWDGKNAAGLTVASGIYVYQIKTANFQDAKKMMLIR; translated from the coding sequence ATGAAAGCAATGTTCCGATTGATCATTACTGTCTTGGCAGCAGGAAATCTCTTCGCGCAGACGTCGTGGGAGAGCGTTTACCCGAGCATTCAGGCTATTGAGCCGCTTGATACCCTGGGAGTGGACTCCGTGTCATTTGGAGATAAAATCCATATTAGCTTCTTAAGCGATTCGTTGGCTTGGACCGCATATGAGTTGAAATCACAGCTTCTTAGTATGACTGGTTGGAGCAATCAGGATGTTAAAGCTAACCACATCCCGCTGGAACAGCTGTTCGACGTTCAAAGCGAGGACACGTCACGACGCTGGATTCTCATTGATTTGTGGAACGAGGAGAGCCCGAGCGCGCTTGAGCAGTTCCTTCAGGAATCCTCCTTGCCGGATTTTGGAGTGCCGCCGGACGTTCGCACTGGCAGTCGGGAGGGGTACTACATCTGGGTTCAGAACGGCATTCATAGCGATTCGTTGGCACCTACGCCGTTCGTCAAGGCTGTCATCGTTGCTCCAACGGTTCGAGCCGCGCTATATGCTGTGACAACGATGTGGAAGGCGGCCATATTTGCAAACGACAACCTCTATTGGCCCGAGGGCTACGTTGTGGATTTTCCGACATTCGAGCGACGGATTATCGGAGACAAGTACGATCTGGGAAAGCCTGCTCAATTTGCCAATCCCGTGCAACACGGCTTAGGATTAATTTCCGGCGCGCGGAATGTCTTGCTCGACAATAAAGGGAACGGGCTGATTCAATTTGGCGCAGTTGCGCAGCTTGACTCGAGTGGCAATGCCGCCGAAGTGTTTGAAACTCTTCGCGACGGCATTGACACAACTTATGTCTATGAAGACACCTGGCAAGACTTGGGGATGGACTGGTATCAAGGAATCTACGCATGGGGTAATGACCCGCTGAAGAATAATGAGCGAAAGTCAGCACTTGTTCGCAAACTGTGCGCCTTTGGGCCAGTTGTAAGTAATCGTATCACTATTGTTCCAGAAAGTATTGATATCCCCGTGCCCAATGCGGATTTTGAAGTGCTCTCGGGCGTCGTTTTCGAGGGCTGGGAGAACGATGCTGGATGGGAACGACTTGGTACAATCGGTGATCGTTATGCCCATAGCCCTTTAATCAATGTTGGTGATTCAGCAAAGATATCTACCTATTGGCATCTTCAGGACACTGTTGGGCTTCCTATGCGGCAGGTTGTGCTTGAATTTGATGCGCGCGTCACCGACGGTGACGAGGTCGAGATTTGGATCGAATCGCTGATGCCACCTGACAGCAATGGTATTGAAAGCAGTCCCACTGATGCCCTCGACTACGGCGACTACAGAATATTCGACCGCAGGCACCGACAGAAACCAAACTCGTTCAAAACCACCATAACAAACACTGCTTGGACAAGAAAGTACGTTGTTTTCTACACATATGGACTGAAGGTTGATCACCCAACGTTCTATTTCAAGAATGTAGGGAATTCAGCTGCTACCGTTGACTTCGACAGGGTACGCCTTTACGATTCAGATACATACTTCATTCACGGGCTTCTTGATAGTACGCTCAATCCTGATTTTGGCTACTTAGAGTTGTTTGTGCTTGATAGCAACGGAGTTCGTGTAGATTCTCTGACGAATAACAATAGTGCAAGATGTGCCGAACTTCAGACACGTGCTCAGGACCACTCCAGTATGGTGTATCATGGTAGGATACGATTTTCGCGTGCCGACTTCAGTCGGTTTGACTCGTTTGAAAGTTGGGATACACTGCAAAATGCGAGCTATGGCTACAAGGCAGAGCTTCTTTTTCACGCTGCATGTCTTGCAGAATTGCCAGCATTCTTTGACCGAGTGGATACATTAGGACCGTTCGCAGGTTACGCTGATTCTTCAGACGCTTTTAAGTTTGGTGCATCTTATGAGTGGACTGACAATGATCCGGCGGTCATGGCACCGCAAATTACCATGAATATGCAAGTGTTCGACTCGCTCTGGAACAACTCTGGACCTGGGAGCAATGTTTCTGGGTATTTTAACCGCTCAAACGAGATACGTACTACTGGCTGGACAAAAAAAGATCGAAAGTTAGCGATAGACAGCAATTGGACCCAAGCAGACATATACGGTAACTTCAATTCGGAGATCATTGACACGCTAAATCAGGCAATTGAAGGCTCTGAACGTGCGATGTTGATATTCGCAGACATGTTTAACCCACTTCATAACGGTCAGAGAGTCACGCGCGTAAACAATCCATTTGAAACAAATGGCTATGATGTTGAAGTGCATGGGCTTTCAGGCGTGAATGCCGAGCAACCAGTTGTATTCGTCGATTGGTGGAAGAAGGAAGTTCGAGACAGCATAATTGCGCAAGAATTGGTTGATGCGCTCACACCTCTCGCAGACTCAAGCACGGATTGGGAAGTCATTCTTGCGTACCTGCCGGAGCCGGATGACTCTAACTATTGGGAGGCCAACGAAGAGTGGTTTGAACATGTTGGGTTGGCAGCAAAGTCGCGACGTGAGGAAGGACGAAGCTTCACAGGCGGCGGACTGATTTACGATTCTGCACCACTACTCTCAGAAACGTGGGATGAATATCTTGAGCGAATCTCTATGCTGCAAATTTGGTGGAAAAACGATCCGGCAGTAATTGGGGTTCCACCGTTCGCTCGCTTCGTTCCGGATTTTGAGACAAACAATATTGCTATCTTCCGCTCCTACCCCGTCCCTTACCCTGATGACCACACGGTTGAGATGGACAGCGTCGTTCTACAGTACCGTTTCCGTGGCAATACGTCATGGAGCAAGCAGAAGGTTTCTTATCAGTCCGACAGTTTGTACGACTTCAGTTTGAGTCTTCCGGATTCGGGCGGGTTTGTAGAGTACCGTGTGTGGTCGTTTGATGATTTGGGAAGATATGGCTCGTATCCGCCTTACGGCACAAAATGGACCGACCCCGATTCCGGCGAGCGTTCCTATTTCACCTTCGAACGCCGCAAGGACGACGCAATTGTGAAGCCGGACACGTTCTGGCTGCCGGGCGTGATTACGAAGGAGCACAAGGTTGCGCCGAACGGGAAGTTGGTGTTTCAACCGCTGCCGGGATATAAGCATGCAACGCTATACGTCGGTGACGATGCCAAAGTCACGACAACGTGGACGGGCTCCGGGAATCAGCGTCCGCAGATTGTTTTCAACGGAACCGACACGAGTTACATTCACGTAAAGCCGTTATGCGACACCTGTAAGTGGAAGGGTATCTTTGACAGTGTCGGTGTGGTCGTGAAGAACTACGTGACTTTCCATGAGGGTACGGGCGAGGCGTTGGTGCTCAAGAACGCTACAGGTGACTCGAAAGCTCAGTTCAACGAGGCTGCATTTGATGACACGGTGCTCGTAAAAGGCCCCTCAGAAATTACCGGCACTGCGACGTTTAACAAGCTGATTGTCGAAAACGGCGCGACGTTGACGATACTGCCGGGCAGCGCACTTTCGTTCTTTGAAAGCGGCCAACTGATTGTCAAGAAAGGCGGAAAGCTCAAAGCCTTCGGCAATGATACGACGGGGATTGTGTTCAAGGCGGCGGTGGATAGTCTGCCGTGGGAAGGGATTCATTGTGAAGCCGATAGCCAGATGGCGGCGTGTTCACTGAAGTACGTGAACATGTCCGGTGCGGTTGCGGGTGTGCTCGTGGATCGCGCGCAAGGCTATGCCGAGCACTGCATATTCACGCAGAATAAGTACGGCGTGTTAGCGAACAACGGCGCGTGGTTCGAAGCAAAGGAGTGCTCGCTGAGTGCAAATGAAGTCGGCATCGTGGCAACGAACCTCTCATCCGTTGAACTGAACGGCGTTGTGCTTACTGACAATATTGGTCCCGGCCTGAAGGGTTTGTCGCGTGCTTCGTTCTACTTGGAAGAGTGTGTCGTGAACAACAATGACGGCGACGGTTTGGCCGGAGGAATCGGGCTATACACGGGTTCGACGTTGTTCATGGAGTGTACGGAAGTGGATGCAAATGTCGGTTCGGGGATCACGGCCTACGGCGGAGTGATCATGCTCACCTCAGTGAAGACCGTGGGGGACACGCTGTGGCAGTGGCAAGGGAATCGCATTGAACACAACGCGACGATTCCCTACGAAGGTCAGATCACATTGCGCAATCGCACGGCGTTAGCGCTCTGGAATGGCAACAATTGCATCTGGGATACGACTGGCGAAGGCAAGCTGGTTCATTGGGAAGATCAGGTGGGATCGGACCGCTGGGCTGATGTCTATTGGGGCAGCACGGACACGACAGCAATTAAGTCGAAGCTACCCTCTAACGTCACGTTGGTCAGAATAGACTCGTCACGCACGGTGTGCCCAACGTTCACGGCGGATAATAGTGTTCATGACTCTTTGGTGCATATCTACTTGCTGCCGCACAATGCGGAACTGTCCGCACAACATACGCGTGCCGACTCCGGGTACAAGGCGATAGTTCGAACGTCGCCGAGTTCAGACTATGCGCTATCAGCTGTTGATCGTATGTTGGCCAACAACCTGAAGCAGTTCAAGACGTTTACAGCCCTCAAAGACACAATGGTTACACTCTTCAACGGCTCCTCCGATGCCGCGTTGAAGCGCTGGCTTAAGGAGGGCCAAGCGTGGTGCTTTGCGGAAGCGAACGATTCAACCAACGCCGCGAAGATATTAGACTCGTTGGCGAAGAACACGCCGACGCGGTTTGATCGAGTGGCCGCGCTGGTGCAAATGCGCTTACTGGGTATTCGAGCACTGCGCAGTCATACGGGTGAGTACACGGCATCGGAGTGCGTTGCCTACTTGGATTCAGCGCAGAAAGTGCTGGAAGTGATGAAGGTGTGGAACCAAACTACGATCAGTGACAGCGTTGTGATGTATGCTCCCACTACGGTTGAAGGTCTGATCACGATTAGTCAACCCAACGGGCGCTTGACGATTCTACCGCATCCGGGCTCCGATGATCCCACGATTCGCTTCAGAGGCGACGGTTCAATTCTCGTACAGGGCTGGGACTCGCAGTATGCGCGCGGGCGCCTCTATGTGCAGGGTGAGCCGGACAATCGCGTGACGCTGGAGTGGGACTCCACGACCGCATGGATCAACATCGAGTCCAGACGCGGCTATGTTGATTTGGAACATGCCAACCTGCAAGGCAAGGGTTGGGTTAACTTAAATGAAGATGTGTTTGAAACGTCACGCACGCCGATTTTCTACGCCGACTCTTGCACGTTTACTGGATTTGATGACGGCATGTGGCTCTATGGCGTGCACGACTCCTGCGCCATCACCAATTGTGTTTTCGAGTCAATGGGCGGCGGTGCCGGTAGCTATAGCGGACAAGGCTCAGGACTTTCGCTGGCCTTCTGTTCGGACGTCGTCCTTGAAAATTGTCAGATTGTGGATAGCGATGAATTGGGTGTTTACGGCTACGATTGCGATGCCGTAGATTTGACGGAGTTTGAGGTTAGCGGGAGCGGCAGTTATGGCTTCCTCGCTTGGAATACGACGAACATCACGATTGATTGCGGCAGTTTCACCGAAAACGGCGACACGCTTGCCGAGATTTGGGTTGAGGACGGTTCGCTCAACCTGATGGAAGGCTACACGCACGTTGCCGATAGCAACGGTTTGCTGATTTATGCCGGGCACCCCTCCTATGTTGATCTTGAAGACGGCGAGAACGGTTTGGAGTTTTACACGTCTTCCGGTACCTACTTGAAGTCGGGCGACACGACGGCAGTCTGGGATATTACCTATAACGCCTGGGAGCCGTTGATCCCGACGGCGAGCGGCTTCTTCAATAAGTTGTACCCGACAACCCCCGCGAAGTGGACCGTTGATTCGTCGCTTGCAAACTTTATCGAATGCGGTGGCGGCGGTGGAAACTCAGTCGGCGGAAGCGATCTGATTGTGATTGGCGATGAAGAGTCGGGCACATTTTCCACCGGCGCGGGCGAATTGACGAAGAAAAATGAGTTTGAAAGCAAATCATTTGCTCCGCAGAAGAGCGGCGTGGTTGCCAAGAATAGTGCAGTACAAGATCACCACCATGAGCTTGCACAGTGGCGAGCGTTCCGTGACGCGGCAACTATTGGAGAAAACAAGCGGACTGCAATCGAGCAGGGCAAGCGCTTCATCAATGAGAATCCCAATTCAACTCTTGTTCCCGCTGTGGTTGTACAATTGACGGCGCTGGCCAGCCGCGCATTTGGGAAGAGTGGTTTATCATCCTACTTCGAGCAAAAGGCGTTGGAAACGAAGAACGCGAGCCTGCGCTCTCTGTTTGCACGAAAAGCGTTGATCGCCAAAGCACATGAAGGCAACCCCCAAGCGGCGCTGAGTGGATTGGAGAAGCTTGCTCAGGCAGCACAAACCAGAAGAGATTCGATTTGCGCGCTGGCCGACGCCGTTGGGCTCTATCAAGCGTTCAAGCACACGCACGACCTAAGCCCGACACTTGCAGCCGTGCGAACAGAATCGCTGCCTGAGTTCAAAGCAAGAATCAGGGAGTTAGCCATGCAGCTTGATGGCGCGAAAACATCACCCGAAGATGATCCGGAAGTTGTGCCTTCAACGTACGCCCTCTACCAAAACTACCCGAACCCGTTCAACCCCACGACGGAAATCCGCTTTGACTTACCTGAGGCAATTCGTGTTGAACTGAAAATCTTCAACATCCTCGGCCAAGAGGTTGCGACGCTTGTAGATGACGTCCGCAATGCCGGCGCCTATCGCATCCTCTGGGATGGTAAAAACGCTGCGGGTCTCACCGTTGCGTCGGGCATCTATGTCTACCAGATCAAGACGGCGAATTTCCAAGACGCCAAGAAGATGATGCTGATTAGATAG
- a CDS encoding T9SS type A sorting domain-containing protein codes for MNIGLGMLEKQLCMEATMYERTLSYYPKNGRWWFAFLFLGILSNNKISAAPITVNAPNSTYFIANEGQWEGDFQFKCEVGSTVYYVTPKGMTVDFREFRRYPKARNSRDPLAHLERHEERDSVTVRGHVVQIHYSGLPPFTGERQGSLGARGKHKLPHYSNYFFGRDSTKWRSRVSHYQNIIVPEVWPGIDVEYRADKLGVETVYHVNPGADPSQIQMEYLGLDAPLRVDAQGNLILPTSVGDIKEQAPFAFQQMSRTQQRVESRYRVVNDNLVMFELDGYDSTKELIVDPLLYGTYLGGGGVDECHVVCPAPDGGVYVAGGTDALSGFPTTPGAYDETGLFPGAREFVSHFNAQGEFLASTLFGEIQTSENRNTEGGVQDMVFDSGRNGLWMCGLAYPDWPLTHDAMDTVIQLGESFILRLSEDLTTLSYCSYLGGSQYDYNYGIEIDSLGRIYAAGETNSPDFPLSEDALFTEIRGGGESTLLIWDPNTHEIVFSTYFGGSGEGAPELVWDSYLTPEGHIWLIGETNSPDIPVTENSFQPSFNDSGEFQTNDAFFLLLTLNPASLEYCSYIGGSGFDHLFSLLEIDATVYLSGYTVSTDFPTSPDAFDSIGPQEAGDAPEGFVARLNWETGEYRGTYIGRDESEFIFGDGNWVGDDYVMIAGVTNSNDFPTTGDAYDRVLNNGFGQESDAFVLKLDRGLSAMLYGSFVGGSHSESYATGWVVNADSLWLVGTTTSVDFPVTPDAFQPNDNPLSSAFVIHFAIDTTEDTTSAADNRPFPSEFALSAYPNPFNSHTTLNFTLPKTGDVELRIVNILGQEVERLNLGRLTGGAHRHAFDASSLSTGLYFAILGVADERAVSKLLLLR; via the coding sequence ATGAATATAGGTCTTGGGATGCTTGAGAAACAACTTTGCATGGAGGCCACGATGTACGAGCGAACTCTATCGTATTACCCGAAAAACGGGCGATGGTGGTTCGCTTTTCTGTTTTTGGGAATCCTGTCAAACAACAAAATAAGTGCTGCCCCCATAACGGTTAACGCGCCAAACTCGACCTACTTCATTGCCAACGAAGGGCAATGGGAAGGCGATTTTCAGTTCAAATGCGAAGTTGGAAGTACAGTCTATTATGTCACACCAAAAGGGATGACGGTGGACTTTCGGGAGTTCAGGCGCTATCCCAAAGCGAGGAATTCGAGGGACCCGCTGGCCCATTTGGAGCGGCACGAGGAGCGCGATTCGGTGACGGTGCGGGGGCATGTCGTGCAGATTCACTACTCTGGCCTTCCTCCGTTTACGGGGGAACGGCAAGGGAGTCTGGGGGCACGGGGCAAGCACAAGCTCCCCCACTACTCCAACTACTTCTTCGGAAGAGACAGCACAAAATGGCGCAGCCGCGTAAGCCACTACCAAAACATCATCGTCCCCGAAGTCTGGCCCGGCATTGACGTCGAATACCGCGCCGACAAGCTTGGTGTCGAAACAGTCTATCACGTCAACCCCGGCGCCGACCCATCGCAAATCCAAATGGAGTACCTCGGCCTCGATGCGCCGCTAAGAGTAGACGCACAGGGCAATCTCATTCTCCCGACTTCAGTGGGCGATATAAAAGAGCAAGCGCCGTTTGCATTTCAGCAGATGTCACGGACGCAACAACGAGTCGAGTCGCGCTATCGCGTGGTGAATGACAACCTCGTGATGTTTGAGCTTGACGGATATGATTCGACGAAAGAATTGATCGTGGATCCGCTGCTTTACGGTACATACTTGGGAGGAGGGGGGGTGGATGAGTGCCATGTCGTTTGTCCTGCACCAGACGGCGGGGTCTATGTGGCCGGAGGGACCGACGCGCTATCGGGATTTCCGACAACGCCGGGAGCTTATGATGAAACAGGGCTTTTTCCGGGCGCACGAGAATTCGTCAGCCACTTCAATGCTCAAGGAGAGTTTTTGGCGTCTACATTGTTTGGTGAAATCCAGACATCGGAGAATAGAAACACCGAGGGCGGAGTCCAGGACATGGTATTCGATTCGGGACGTAACGGCCTTTGGATGTGTGGTCTTGCATATCCAGATTGGCCACTGACACATGATGCAATGGATACGGTGATACAACTTGGCGAGTCTTTCATACTCAGATTGAGCGAGGACTTAACCACCCTCAGCTACTGTTCTTATTTGGGGGGAAGCCAATACGACTACAACTACGGAATTGAAATTGACAGTCTCGGAAGGATCTATGCCGCGGGCGAAACAAATTCTCCAGACTTCCCGCTGTCGGAGGACGCCCTATTCACAGAGATTAGAGGAGGGGGCGAGAGCACCCTATTGATCTGGGACCCTAATACACATGAAATAGTATTTTCAACGTACTTCGGAGGCAGCGGTGAAGGTGCGCCAGAACTTGTTTGGGATTCGTATTTGACGCCAGAAGGACACATTTGGCTTATTGGTGAAACCAATAGTCCAGACATTCCAGTTACTGAAAATTCCTTTCAGCCAAGTTTCAATGACAGCGGAGAATTCCAAACAAATGACGCATTCTTTTTACTACTTACCCTTAATCCGGCGTCATTAGAGTATTGCAGCTACATTGGAGGGAGTGGGTTTGATCATTTGTTTTCACTCTTGGAAATAGATGCCACAGTCTACCTTTCGGGATATACAGTTTCGACTGATTTCCCGACTTCGCCGGATGCTTTTGATTCGATTGGGCCGCAAGAAGCTGGCGATGCACCGGAGGGCTTTGTAGCGCGCTTGAACTGGGAAACAGGCGAGTATCGGGGGACGTACATTGGCAGGGATGAATCTGAATTCATTTTTGGCGACGGGAATTGGGTAGGAGACGACTATGTCATGATAGCTGGCGTAACCAACAGCAATGACTTCCCGACAACCGGAGACGCATATGATAGGGTGTTGAACAATGGGTTCGGCCAGGAGAGCGATGCTTTTGTGCTGAAATTGGACAGGGGCTTGTCGGCTATGCTCTACGGAAGCTTTGTTGGGGGCTCACACTCTGAGTCCTATGCAACGGGTTGGGTAGTAAATGCGGACAGCCTTTGGTTAGTCGGGACAACGACGTCTGTTGATTTTCCCGTGACGCCAGATGCCTTTCAGCCTAATGACAATCCGCTCAGCAGCGCATTCGTTATCCATTTCGCGATTGACACGACAGAGGACACGACCAGCGCGGCCGATAACAGACCTTTTCCATCAGAGTTTGCGTTGTCCGCGTACCCCAATCCGTTCAATTCTCATACCACTCTAAATTTCACCTTACCAAAGACCGGCGATGTTGAGCTTCGTATCGTCAACATCCTCGGCCAAGAGGTTGAGCGCCTGAATTTAGGACGCTTGACCGGAGGTGCGCACAGGCATGCGTTTGACGCTTCAAGCTTATCCACGGGACTTTACTTTGCCATATTGGGAGTAGCCGACGAAAGAGCTGTTTCCAAACTGTTGTTACTGAGATAA
- a CDS encoding ThiF family adenylyltransferase, whose translation MNDMRFLRQKDVVDAEKLANLQVTLIGLGSIGSVTGLYLAKMGVCKVTCFDADVVDIHNVSNQAYGMSDVGLLKADAFSILVENQTRVLPNAIGMHFDGRQLSGIVISAVDSMKSRETIWKSIRDQPQVQLYIDARMGLETLIVHAVKPQIKTERVEYTRSLVPDDQALQEPCTARAICYTPLMAGSVICSLVKRYLCDEMIPARIVLDLATFTMML comes from the coding sequence ATGAACGATATGCGATTCTTACGCCAAAAAGATGTTGTCGATGCCGAGAAACTTGCGAACTTGCAGGTTACACTGATCGGTCTGGGTTCCATTGGGAGCGTCACGGGGTTGTATCTTGCCAAGATGGGCGTATGCAAAGTGACCTGTTTCGATGCCGATGTTGTGGATATTCACAATGTCAGCAACCAGGCTTATGGGATGTCTGATGTGGGGCTTCTGAAAGCAGATGCGTTCTCAATCCTAGTAGAGAACCAGACCAGAGTGCTTCCGAATGCGATTGGAATGCACTTCGACGGTCGGCAGCTATCTGGCATCGTGATTTCCGCTGTGGATTCAATGAAGTCACGCGAGACTATCTGGAAGTCTATTCGTGATCAACCACAGGTGCAATTGTACATTGATGCCCGAATGGGGCTGGAGACCTTAATCGTGCATGCTGTAAAACCACAGATCAAAACTGAACGCGTAGAGTATACGCGTTCGCTTGTACCAGATGATCAGGCTCTTCAAGAACCATGCACAGCACGGGCAATATGCTATACGCCTTTGATGGCTGGGAGTGTAATCTGCTCCTTGGTGAAGCGGTATCTTTGCGATGAGATGATACCAGCGCGGATTGTACTTGATCTGGCAACATTTACAATGATGTTATAG
- a CDS encoding DUF4282 domain-containing protein: protein MSHSSDLKSSFDSPAPSMGFGTLVTPKLMRVMYPLGVLAICVVSLISFLGEFGELPGSSFGSKFSIDSGHAFFTICYWIGFLVGSNLSWRVVCETTIVFFRIHDVLARHDARSESRTSDE from the coding sequence ATGTCACATTCATCTGACCTAAAATCAAGCTTTGATTCTCCCGCGCCTTCGATGGGTTTTGGCACTCTTGTAACACCGAAACTCATGCGCGTCATGTACCCGCTCGGTGTTCTTGCCATTTGTGTGGTCTCGCTAATCAGCTTCCTTGGCGAGTTCGGAGAGCTTCCCGGCTCTTCATTCGGAAGCAAATTCTCGATTGACTCGGGACACGCATTTTTCACCATATGTTACTGGATTGGCTTCCTTGTGGGATCAAATCTGTCGTGGCGCGTTGTCTGCGAGACGACAATTGTGTTCTTTCGGATTCACGATGTTCTGGCGCGGCATGATGCGAGATCGGAAAGTCGAACCAGTGATGAGTAA